Proteins encoded in a region of the Vitis riparia cultivar Riparia Gloire de Montpellier isolate 1030 chromosome 7, EGFV_Vit.rip_1.0, whole genome shotgun sequence genome:
- the LOC117917492 gene encoding tyrosine decarboxylase 1 yields the protein MESGLRPMDAEQLRENGHKMVDFIADYYKSIENFPVLSQVEPGYLRELLPDSAPNQPESLQQVFDDLQAKILPGVTHWQSPNFFAYYPSNSSTAGFLGEMLSAGLNIVGFSWITSPAATELEMIVLDWLAKMLNLPDDFLSAGNGGGVIQGTASEAVLVVLLAARDRVLRTVGKTALEKLVVYGSDQTHSALQKACQIGGIHPENCRLLKADSSTGYALSPDLLSEAVSHDIANGLIPFFLCANVGTTSSTAVDPLLELGKVTKSNGIWFHVDAAYAGSACVCPEYRHYIDGVEEADSFNMNAHKWFLTNFDCSVLWVKDRNALVQALSTNPVFLKNKASDANMVVDYKDWQVPLGRRFRSLKLWMVLRLYGVENLQRYIRNHIELAKQFEELVAQDPRFEIVAPRKFALVCFRLLPPHRNEDFSNKLNHDLLDTVNSTGKVYISHTALSGKYTLRLAVGAPLTEERHVNAAWKVIQEKACVLLSEFGMNGVS from the exons AT GGAGAGTGGACTGAGGCCCATGGATGCTGAACAGCTGAGAGAGAATGGTCATAAGATGGTGGATTTCATTGCAGATTACTACAAAAGTATTGAGAATTTTCCAGTTCTCAGCCAAGTTGAG CCTGGTTATCTTCGTGAACTTCTGCCAGATTCCGCACCTAATCAACCCGAATCATTGCAACAAGTCTTTGATG ACCTTCAAGCAAAGATATTACCTGGGGTAACGCACTGGCAAAGCCCAAACTTCTTTGCATATTATCCTTCTAATAGCAGTACAGCTGGATTCCTAGGAGAAATGCTTAGTGCCGGTCTCAACATTGTGGGTTTTAGCTGGATTACTTCTCCTGCGGCGACGGAACTTGAAATGATTGTGCTGGATTGGCTTGCAAAAATGCTTAATCTACCAGATGATTTCCTTTCTGCAG GAAATGGTGGTGGAGTGATACAGGGCACTGCAAGTGAAGCCGTTCTGGTTGTATTACTGGCTGCTCGTGATAGGGTTTTAAGGACTGTTGGAAAAACTGCCCTTGAGAAGCTTGTGGTTTATGGATCTGATCAAACACATTCTGCTTTACAGAAAGCCTGCCAG ATAGGAGGAATTCATCCAGAGAACTGTAGGCTGCTGAAAGCCGACTCTTCTACTGGATATGCTCTTTCTCCTGATTTACTTAGTGAAGCAGTTTCACATGACATCGCCAATGGTCTAATACCCTTTTTCTTATGTGCTAAT GTTGGTACTACTTCATCAACAGCTGTGGATCCTTTGCTTGAACTGGGAAAGGTCACTAAG AGTAATGGAATATGGTTTCATGTGGATGCTGCATATGCTGGAAGTGCTTGTGTGTGCCCTGAGTATCGCCATTACATTGATGGTGTTGAGGAAGCTGACTCATTTAACATGAATGCGCATAAATGGTTCCTAACAAACTTCGATTGTTCAGTGCTCTGGGTTAAG GATAGAAATGCTTTGGTTCAGGCCCTGTCAACTAATCCAGTGTTTCTGAAAAACAAA GCCTCTGATGCAAACATGGTTGTGGATTACAAAGATTGGCAAGTCCCTCTTGGACGCCGATTCAG GTCATTAAAACTGTGGATGGTATTACGCTTATACGGTGTGGAAAACCTTCAGCGTTACATAAGAAACCATATCGAGTTGGCTAAGCAATTTGAAGAACTTGTTGCTCAAGATCCAAGATTTGAG ATTGTTGCCCCTCGGAAATTTGCTTTAGTTTGCTTTCGCCTTCTGCCTCCCCATAGAAATGAAGATTTCAGCAACAAACTGAACCATGACCTATTAGATACTGTAAACTCTACTGGGAAAGTCTACATTTCTCACACT GCCTTATCAGGTAAATACACATTAAGACTTGCAGTAGGTGCTCCCCTGACAGAAGAGAGGCATGTAAATGCAGCATGGAAGGTTATTCAAGAGAAGGCCTGTGTTCTTTTATCAGAGTTTGGGATGAATGGAGTGAGTTAA